The genomic region CGAAGAAGGCAAGGGTTTTAACAAAAGAGCAAGTGgaaaaatttcttgttgaagCTCCTGATGACTATTGGTTGTTATATAAagtgattacaatttttggaaTGTTTGGTGCTTGCCGGTGTGACGAGCTTCTCTCGTTGACGGTGAAGGACGTAGAAGATGTCGAGAAATATATTATCGTCACTTTACGGAATACAAAGAATTTAACAACAAGGAGATTTACGATCACAGATGAGGGCTGCAGTTTTCAACCTTGTGTTTTGTACAGAAAATATGCAGCTCTTCGTCCTCGTCAAGCAGACCAATTACGTTTCTTTTTAACCTACCGTAATGGCAAATGTATTTCCCTCAATGTTGGCCAGCACACTATTGGCGGTGTaccgaaaaaaattgcaacataCTTAGGGCTACAAGAACCTGAATTATACACAGGTCACTCATTTCGCCGATCAGCAGCAACAATGGTTGTGGATGCAGGTGGAGatattttgacactaaaacgTGCGGGAGGATGGAAAAGTAGTGGAATTGCGGAAGGTTATGTGGGTGattctatcaataaaaaaattgaaattgcgaaaaaaatgtttcctggACGAAACTCAACAGATGTGGCTTCCACTTCGACAAATGTGGCTTCCACTTCGGGAGGTTCTACAATTAATTGTCCAATGACGAGCGAATTCACTTCCGCTTCAGGAATGTTCGACATTAGCGGAAATtctaattgtacatttaattttaatttgtatgaaacaaagaaataaaaatgttcaaatgttaaaaacgctactatcctttccaaatttcaaatttctctacTAACTTGTTAAATTCATAACTGGTCTGCTGTCAATTTAACGCTACTAGCCAGTTAAAATGACTT from Tenebrio molitor chromosome 8, icTenMoli1.1, whole genome shotgun sequence harbors:
- the LOC138136710 gene encoding tyrosine recombinase XerC-like gives rise to the protein MIKFCFLPNYCSKLRNLRSTITMTTRRLFKLFISVKIFSQMNEAEEMKKEAINVASSLLPAKSLARYEREYEEFKNWQKNNNVTSVTEDVLLVYLHQLSDKFSPNSLWSKWSMLKSCLEIKENAEVRRFHKVIAFLKRKNERYVPKKARVLTKEQVEKFLVEAPDDYWLLYKVITIFGMFGACRCDELLSLTVKDVEDVEKYIIVTLRNTKNLTTRRFTITDEGCSFQPCVLYRKYAALRPRQADQLRFFLTYRNGKCISLNVGQHTIGGVPKKIATYLGLQEPELYTGHSFRRSAATMVVDAGGDILTLKRAGGWKSSGIAEGYVGDSINKKIEIAKKMFPGRNSTDVASTSTNVASTSGGSTINCPMTSEFTSASGMFDISGNSNCTFNFNLYETKK